The following are encoded together in the Oreochromis niloticus isolate F11D_XX linkage group LG12, O_niloticus_UMD_NMBU, whole genome shotgun sequence genome:
- the LOC109204526 gene encoding UDP-glucuronosyltransferase 2A2 — protein MELRLSACILLVLCATWSADGGNILVWYTDGSHWINMKPVLETLVDRGHQVTVLIPSSSMYMNTNEPARFHYEPFNASFSLETIEKFLEEFLQFSIYEIDYMNYWEIYIRFINIAKTNLQYNIQYLDGVVKSEVIMKKLKEGNYDLLLADPINPGSDLVADILGIPLVFSLRFSIANNWERHCGQMPAPPSFVPGAMSKLTDKMDFSERVWNFLFYALQDIVIDHTFWNVLDRYYSDVKGTPTSACELMSKADIWLIRTYWDFEFPRPFLPNFKYVGGIHCRPAKLLPEDLEEFVQSSGDDGIVIFTLGSMINNITKEKANMIASGLAQIPQKVLWRYKGEKPEALSANIRIYDWIPQNDLLGHPKTRAFITHGGTNGIYEAIYHGVPMVGIPMFGDQPDNMIHMKEKGTAVILNLNFITAEDLRDAVNTVINDKSYKENAMRLSSIHHDRPMSALEEAVFWIEFTLRNKGAKHLRVQAHELTWYQYHSLDVLGFFLTVDLLIIFIFIKTCSFCLHRCCVRKGKAKRKAE, from the exons ATGGAGCTGCGTCTCTCTGCCTGCATCCTGCTGGTACTTTGTGCGACATGGAGTGCAGATGGAGGAAATATTTTGGTGTGGTACACCGATGGCAGCCACtggataaacatgaagcctgtTCTGGAGACGCTGGTTGACAGGGGACACCAGGTGACTGTACTGATTCCGAGCTCGTCAATGTACATGAACACCAATGAACCTGCCCGCTTTCACTATGAGCCCTTCAACGCCTCTTTCTCATTGGAGACTATAGAGAAGTTTCTAGAAGAGTTCCTCCAATTCTCCATATACGAGATTGATTATATGAACTACTGGGAGATCTACATCAGATTCATTAACATTGCAAAGACAAACCTTCAGTACAATATTCAGTATTTGGACGGTGTGGTGAAATCAGAAGTCATCATGAAGAAGTTGAAAGAGGGAAATTATGACCTTCTCTTGGCTGACCCAATCAACCCTGGCAGTGACTTAGTAGCAGATATTTTGGGGATCCCACTCGTCTTCTCCTTGCGCTTCTCTATAGCTAATAACTGGGAGAGGCATTGTGGTCAGATGCCTGCTCCACCATCCTTTGTTCCCGGTGCTATGAGCAAACTCACAGATAAGATGGACTTCTCAGAGAGAGTGTGGAACTTTCTCTTCTACGCTCTTCAAGACATCGTGATTGATCACACTTTTTGGAACGTATTAGACAGATATTACTCTGATGTCAAAG GAACTCCCACCAGTGCCTGTGAGTTGATGAGTAAAGCAGACATCTGGTTAATTCGAACCTACTGGGATTTTGAATTCCCTCGTCCTTTCCTCCCCAACTTCAAATATGTTGGTGGGATCCACTGCAGACCTGCTAAACTTTTACCAGAG GATCTGGAGGAATTTGTGCAGAGTTCTGGAGATGATGGCATTGTGATCTTCACTTTAGGATCCATGATCAACAACATCACCAAGGAGAAGGCAAACATGATAGCCTCAGGCCTCGCTCAGATCCCACAAAAG GTGCTGTGGAGGTACAAAGGAGAAAAACCAGAAGCCTTGAGTGCCAACATTAGAATATATGACTGGATCCCTCAGAATGACCTCCTGG GTCACCCTAAAACTAGAGCTTTCATCACTCACGGAGGCACAAACGGGATTTATGAAGCCATCTACCACGGTGTTCCCATGGTGGGCATACCCATGTTTGGTGACCAGCCAGACAACATGATCCATATGAAGGAAAAAGGAACTGCAGTTATTCTCAATTTGAACTTCATCACAGCTGAGGACCTTAGAGATGCAGTCAACACAGTCATCAATGACAAATC GTACAAAGAAAATGCTATGCGGCTGTCCAGCATCCACCACGACAGACCCATGAGTGCTCTGGAAGAGGCAGTATTCTGGATCGAGTTCACACTGAGAAACAAAGGGGCCAAGCACTTGAGGGTCCAGGCCCATGAGCTCACCTGGTACCAGTATCACAGCCTGGATGTCCTGGGCTTCTTCCTCACCGTAGATCTACTCATCATATTCATCTTCATCAAGACCTGCAGTTTCTGCCTGCACAGGTGCTGTGTCAGGAAAGGAAAGGCAAAAAGGAAGGCTGAATAA